One segment of Caldanaerobius polysaccharolyticus DSM 13641 DNA contains the following:
- a CDS encoding DUF4351 domain-containing protein: MPQTYDLTLKSIFSDIADDIIVYLTGIGFKKLEELNIEFVKVERRDSDMVFKCDTDTGEIAVHIEFQSENDRTMPYRMLRYALEIMEKHKLKPYQMVLYIGKDKAKMDNEINYMIGDNKLDYRYRIIDIGEIRFSDIAETNYFDLYSVLPIVDRRKRAEAGEKYLKMCVDLIKDAPVDVDRKRSIAFRAELLSSIVYNREIIKKVFEEVEKMLNLEELSAYKMIMEKGVEKGKAEMVLKLLNKKFKELPKKYEELIKSADSEVLERITDDIFDIEKPEDLEKYFS; the protein is encoded by the coding sequence ATGCCTCAGACGTACGATTTGACTCTAAAGAGCATATTTTCAGATATAGCGGACGACATAATCGTATACTTAACGGGTATCGGCTTCAAGAAACTGGAAGAACTTAATATAGAGTTTGTTAAAGTGGAACGCAGAGACAGCGATATGGTGTTTAAGTGCGATACAGATACGGGAGAGATTGCCGTTCATATAGAGTTTCAGTCCGAAAACGACAGAACAATGCCGTACAGGATGCTGCGATATGCCTTGGAAATAATGGAGAAGCACAAACTCAAGCCGTATCAGATGGTGCTGTATATAGGCAAGGACAAAGCAAAAATGGACAACGAGATTAACTATATGATAGGAGATAACAAACTCGATTACAGATATAGGATAATAGACATAGGTGAAATTAGGTTTTCGGATATAGCGGAGACGAACTACTTTGATTTGTATTCAGTTTTGCCGATAGTTGACAGAAGGAAAAGGGCTGAAGCAGGAGAGAAGTATCTCAAGATGTGCGTGGACTTAATAAAAGATGCACCTGTGGACGTGGACAGAAAGAGGTCTATAGCGTTTAGAGCGGAGTTGCTTTCGAGTATAGTGTATAATCGGGAAATCATAAAGAAGGTTTTCGAGGAGGTGGAGAAGATGCTTAATCTGGAAGAGCTGTCGGCGTATAAGATGATTATGGAGAAAGGTGTAGAGAAAGGCAAAGCGGAAATGGTGTTAAAGTTGCTCAATAAAAAGTTCAAAGAACTTCCGAAGAAATACGAGGAGTTAATAAAAAGTGCTGACAGTGAAGTTTTAGAAAGAATAACGGATGACATATTTGACATAGAAAAACCGGAAGATTTGGAGAAATATTTCAGTTAA
- a CDS encoding sn-glycerol-1-phosphate dehydrogenase, with protein sequence MNKSIPIKEILVEDGAVKSIAHVMEKVGVGHSKVMVVCDDNTYKAAGSCVISQLKDGGFDATECVLERDGMLVPDEGALGEILIKMQKDVKFLVAVGSGTINDLVRFISFKTDRPYGIVATAPSMDGYASSVSPLIFKGFKRTYPAVYPVFIIGDVDIISRAPYDMVTAGFGDILGKYTSLADWYISSLVADEAYSEDIASLVKISIEKCVKASRGIVNRDKKAVKELMEALVTSGIAMLQFGNSRPASGAEHHLSHYLEMKEISSGVERHFHGTKVGVMSAIVSAIYHYIFSLAPDEVERLMSNRASQTREEYELRIKSTYGAMADEVLRDLNNFYLDEGKRRQRQDKIRDNWERMKKWVEENVPSGAHIRGILREISAPEMPDEIGVNRQLLGDALLNAKEVRQRYTILRLAEDIGLSTEKILEAVLKH encoded by the coding sequence ATGAATAAATCCATTCCTATAAAAGAAATTCTCGTGGAAGATGGTGCTGTAAAAAGCATCGCGCATGTAATGGAAAAAGTAGGCGTTGGGCATTCCAAGGTTATGGTTGTATGCGATGATAACACATATAAAGCAGCGGGATCTTGTGTTATATCTCAGCTTAAAGACGGGGGATTTGATGCAACTGAGTGCGTTCTGGAACGCGACGGTATGCTGGTTCCTGATGAAGGCGCTTTAGGCGAAATCCTTATAAAAATGCAAAAAGATGTGAAGTTTTTGGTGGCGGTGGGCTCGGGGACGATAAATGACCTGGTACGGTTTATAAGCTTTAAAACAGATAGACCCTATGGCATAGTGGCTACGGCACCGTCAATGGACGGGTACGCATCGTCTGTTTCGCCTTTAATTTTTAAAGGTTTTAAGAGAACATATCCGGCTGTGTACCCTGTTTTTATCATTGGCGATGTTGATATTATATCCCGGGCGCCTTACGATATGGTAACGGCAGGTTTTGGCGATATCCTGGGCAAATACACGTCTTTGGCGGATTGGTATATAAGCAGCCTTGTGGCGGATGAAGCGTACTCGGAGGATATAGCAAGTTTGGTGAAAATTTCGATAGAAAAATGCGTAAAGGCATCCAGGGGTATTGTGAATAGAGATAAAAAAGCGGTAAAAGAGTTGATGGAAGCGCTGGTCACGTCGGGTATTGCTATGCTGCAATTCGGCAATTCTCGCCCTGCCTCCGGTGCGGAGCATCACTTGTCTCATTATTTAGAGATGAAGGAAATATCATCAGGAGTAGAGCGGCATTTCCATGGGACAAAGGTTGGCGTGATGAGCGCTATAGTATCGGCGATTTATCATTACATTTTTTCGTTGGCGCCGGATGAGGTAGAAAGGTTGATGTCGAATAGGGCATCTCAGACCCGCGAAGAATATGAGTTGAGAATAAAAAGCACTTACGGTGCTATGGCCGATGAGGTCTTAAGGGATTTGAACAATTTTTACCTTGATGAGGGAAAAAGAAGGCAAAGGCAGGACAAAATACGCGATAACTGGGAGCGTATGAAAAAATGGGTAGAGGAAAATGTCCCCTCTGGAGCTCATATAAGAGGTATATTGCGGGAGATCAGCGCACCGGAGATGCCGGATGAAATTGGCGTAAACCGTCAGTTGCTTGGCGATGCCTTGCTCAATGCTAAAGAAGTGAGGCAGCGGTACACTATTTTGAGATTAGCCGAGGATATAGGTTTAAGTACTGAAAAGATTTTGGAAGCAGTATTAAAACATTAA
- a CDS encoding integrase core domain-containing protein gives MADGYHILNLVSKGSICTRDYSIDTYALEIVGYKAGFIVTGREVVKTVLKSMITRGIRGNLTIRTDIGSQFKSKEFGEFCRDHGVLHERIPVRSPERNPNIERFFRTLKEEFVELHEFDGYGSFFRELDKLMIEYNWIKPRQSLGYMTPSKFF, from the coding sequence CTGGCAGATGGATATCACATACTTAACCTTGTTTCCAAGGGTAGTATTTGTACTAGGGATTATAGTATAGATACATATGCTCTCGAGATAGTGGGGTATAAAGCAGGTTTTATCGTAACAGGCCGAGAGGTTGTAAAAACAGTTTTAAAATCCATGATTACGAGAGGTATTCGAGGTAATCTTACTATACGAACAGATATAGGTTCTCAATTTAAGTCCAAGGAGTTTGGAGAGTTCTGTAGAGACCATGGCGTATTACACGAGCGAATACCCGTAAGATCACCGGAGAGAAATCCGAACATAGAGAGATTTTTCAGGACATTGAAAGAGGAATTTGTCGAGTTGCATGAGTTTGATGGTTATGGCTCGTTTTTCAGAGAGCTTGATAAACTTATGATAGAATACAACTGGATAAAGCCACGTCAATCGCTAGGATATATGACGCCGAGCAAGTTTTTTTAA
- a CDS encoding ABC transporter permease translates to MREKMRLILPVLVLFIILAIDYFLPNTQGFTKPKEYPLFLLFLIVVYLFLMVFSFKIAKVKDELHRLSPLLCVAFSIMGIWDIVTSKYNLLPLPYFPGPEKVFGDLFSDWKLLLISALYSLRLLFIGYIIGVLLGFISGVLMGWSKKCYYWLGPLLKIIGPIPATAWIPISMALFPTSFMASVFIIVLAVWFPVTVMTSSGIANVPASYFEVAKTLGADEKYLIFNVAIPASLPTIFIGLFMGLGMAFLTLIVSEMLGVKAGLGWYINWAQGWAEYSKVYASLFVIALIFSTLITALFKLRDKILSWQRGLIRW, encoded by the coding sequence TTGCGAGAGAAGATGAGGTTAATATTGCCTGTACTTGTGCTGTTTATTATTTTAGCAATTGATTATTTTTTGCCCAACACACAAGGTTTTACGAAACCTAAAGAATATCCTTTATTTTTATTATTTTTAATTGTCGTCTATCTTTTTTTAATGGTATTTTCTTTTAAAATAGCAAAAGTAAAAGACGAACTTCATAGGCTATCACCGCTATTATGTGTGGCATTTTCTATTATGGGTATATGGGATATTGTAACATCTAAATACAATTTATTACCCCTTCCATATTTCCCCGGGCCTGAAAAGGTATTTGGCGATCTTTTTTCTGACTGGAAATTGCTACTTATAAGTGCCCTTTACTCCTTAAGGCTTCTATTTATTGGCTACATAATAGGGGTACTATTAGGATTTATATCCGGTGTACTAATGGGATGGAGTAAAAAGTGCTATTACTGGTTAGGACCTTTATTGAAAATAATTGGCCCGATACCGGCGACAGCATGGATTCCCATATCAATGGCACTTTTTCCTACAAGCTTCATGGCAAGTGTGTTTATTATAGTACTGGCGGTATGGTTTCCAGTTACTGTGATGACCAGCTCCGGTATTGCCAATGTACCTGCTTCTTATTTCGAGGTTGCAAAGACATTGGGAGCAGATGAGAAGTACTTAATCTTTAACGTGGCAATACCAGCATCACTTCCAACGATCTTTATTGGACTCTTTATGGGACTTGGTATGGCGTTTTTGACATTAATTGTTTCGGAGATGCTTGGAGTTAAAGCAGGTCTCGGGTGGTATATAAATTGGGCACAAGGATGGGCAGAATATAGCAAGGTATATGCAAGTCTTTTTGTCATAGCCCTTATATTCTCGACCCTTATAACTGCCTTATTCAAATTACGAGATAAAATTCTAAGCTGGCAAAGGGGGTTAATTAGATGGTAG
- a CDS encoding ABC transporter ATP-binding protein: MVENYNTYEKGVLSEGEIKIVGVSKSFASPDGKRVIALNGIDLTIKPGEFVSIVGPSGCGKSTLLRLIAGLDTPNDGEIYLDGEKIKGPHYERGLVFQDPTLYPWLNVYQNVALGLKARKLFKNRKEEVQDYINLVGLQGFEKTYPHQLSGGMAQRTALARALVNHPKVLMLDEPFGALDAFTRVKMQDELMRIWNKRKTTMVLVTHDIEEAIYLSDRIVVMTPRPGSIKDVIIVDLKRPRARNNESFFRLKTRIIEIMNFIKED; this comes from the coding sequence ATGGTAGAAAATTACAACACTTATGAAAAAGGAGTATTATCTGAGGGTGAGATCAAAATCGTAGGCGTAAGTAAATCCTTTGCCAGTCCAGACGGCAAAAGAGTAATAGCACTTAACGGCATTGACCTCACCATCAAACCCGGTGAGTTTGTCTCCATTGTTGGCCCCAGTGGATGTGGGAAATCCACTCTTTTAAGGCTGATAGCAGGACTTGATACCCCGAACGATGGTGAAATATACCTTGATGGAGAAAAAATAAAAGGACCTCACTATGAAAGGGGTCTCGTTTTTCAAGATCCGACACTTTACCCATGGCTTAACGTGTATCAAAATGTTGCCTTGGGATTAAAAGCTCGGAAATTATTCAAAAATAGAAAAGAAGAAGTCCAAGATTATATAAACCTCGTTGGACTTCAAGGTTTTGAAAAAACATATCCTCATCAACTGTCAGGTGGTATGGCACAGAGGACAGCTCTTGCAAGAGCCCTTGTAAATCACCCTAAGGTTTTGATGCTGGATGAACCTTTTGGAGCACTGGATGCTTTTACAAGGGTAAAAATGCAGGATGAGCTCATGAGAATATGGAACAAAAGAAAGACTACCATGGTTCTTGTTACCCATGATATAGAAGAAGCCATTTACTTAAGCGACCGCATTGTCGTTATGACGCCTAGGCCCGGAAGCATAAAGGACGTAATAATTGTCGATCTGAAAAGGCCAAGAGCTCGGAATAATGAAAGTTTCTTTAGGTTAAAAACCAGAATAATTGAAATAATGAATTTTATAAAAGAGGATTAA
- a CDS encoding transketolase family protein, producing MSEKIATRESYGKALVELGEINKDVVVLDADLSKSTKTAEFAKKYPDRFFNMGISEQDLIGTAAGLATCGKIPYASSFAIFATGRAFEQIRNSIAYPRLNVKIAATHAGITVGEDGATHQSVEDIAIMRSIPGMVVINPADDVEARAAVKAACEYKGPVYIRLGRMGVPVIYDDKSYRFEIGKGIELREGSDVTIVATGIMVAAALEAHEELKKKGVSARVIDIHTIKPIDQELIVKAAWETGAIVTAEEHSVIGGLGSAVCEVVSERVPVPVRLVGIKDVFGRSGKPDELLKLYHLTPEDIVEEALKVLEIKKRG from the coding sequence ATGAGCGAGAAGATAGCGACGAGAGAATCCTACGGCAAAGCGCTGGTAGAGCTAGGAGAGATCAACAAAGACGTAGTGGTACTGGATGCAGACCTATCAAAATCCACCAAGACGGCAGAGTTTGCGAAAAAATATCCCGATAGGTTTTTCAACATGGGCATATCAGAGCAGGACCTCATAGGTACAGCAGCTGGCCTGGCCACATGTGGGAAGATACCCTATGCCAGCTCCTTTGCGATATTTGCCACAGGGAGGGCCTTTGAGCAGATAAGGAACTCCATAGCCTACCCCAGGTTAAACGTAAAGATAGCAGCGACCCATGCAGGCATAACGGTGGGAGAGGATGGAGCGACCCACCAGTCAGTAGAGGACATAGCGATAATGAGGTCGATACCGGGAATGGTGGTTATAAACCCAGCGGACGATGTAGAGGCGAGGGCTGCGGTAAAAGCGGCGTGCGAGTACAAAGGCCCTGTGTACATCAGGCTGGGCAGGATGGGAGTGCCTGTGATATACGATGATAAAAGCTACAGGTTTGAGATAGGCAAAGGGATAGAGCTAAGAGAAGGAAGCGACGTGACCATAGTAGCGACGGGGATAATGGTGGCAGCGGCGCTGGAAGCCCATGAAGAGTTAAAGAAGAAAGGGGTAAGCGCGAGGGTGATAGACATACACACGATAAAGCCCATAGACCAGGAGCTGATAGTGAAAGCGGCGTGGGAGACAGGAGCGATAGTGACAGCAGAGGAGCACAGCGTGATAGGGGGATTAGGTTCAGCGGTATGCGAGGTAGTCAGTGAAAGAGTACCTGTTCCCGTAAGGCTGGTAGGGATAAAGGACGTATTTGGGCGGTCTGGCAAGCCCGATGAGCTTTTGAAGCTATATCATTTGACGCCTGAAGACATAGTAGAAGAAGCTTTAAAGGTGTTGGAGATTAAAAAGCGCGGGTGA
- a CDS encoding transketolase has translation MDNERLAHIATEVRKSIIKAVTAAKSGHPGGSLSATDILVTLYFDVMRIDPNNPKWEDRDRFVLSKGHAAPALYAVLAERGYFAKQELMRLRQVGSILQGHPDMKSTPGVDMTTGSLGQGLSAANGMALAAKLDKKDYRVYVMLGDGEIQEGMVWEAAMSAAHYRLDNLTAFLDYNQLQIDGANDQVMAIKPVADKWKAFGWNVLEIDGHDYDQIKSAVEKAKATKGKPTMVIAHTVKGKGVSFMENQVGWHGSAPNEEQMKKALTELGD, from the coding sequence ATGGATAACGAGAGACTGGCACACATCGCAACAGAAGTCAGGAAGAGCATAATAAAGGCTGTGACAGCGGCAAAATCCGGACATCCCGGAGGGTCGCTGTCAGCTACCGACATTCTTGTCACACTGTACTTTGACGTGATGAGGATAGATCCCAACAACCCCAAATGGGAGGACAGAGACAGGTTTGTGCTGTCCAAGGGCCATGCAGCGCCGGCACTATACGCGGTATTAGCCGAGAGGGGTTACTTTGCCAAACAAGAGCTGATGAGGCTGAGGCAGGTAGGATCCATACTGCAGGGTCATCCGGACATGAAGAGCACCCCTGGTGTGGACATGACCACAGGTTCCCTGGGGCAGGGATTGTCTGCGGCCAACGGCATGGCGTTGGCTGCTAAGTTGGACAAAAAAGACTACAGGGTGTACGTGATGCTGGGAGACGGAGAGATACAGGAAGGCATGGTGTGGGAAGCGGCTATGAGCGCAGCCCACTACAGGCTGGACAACCTCACGGCATTTTTAGACTACAATCAGCTGCAGATAGACGGTGCCAACGACCAAGTCATGGCCATAAAGCCTGTGGCAGACAAGTGGAAGGCCTTTGGGTGGAACGTATTGGAGATAGACGGACACGACTACGATCAAATAAAAAGCGCGGTAGAGAAAGCGAAAGCGACCAAGGGCAAACCTACCATGGTGATAGCCCATACCGTAAAAGGTAAGGGAGTATCCTTCATGGAGAACCAGGTAGGATGGCACGGGAGCGCACCCAACGAAGAGCAGATGAAAAAAGCACTAACAGAATTGGGGGATTGA
- the fsa gene encoding fructose-6-phosphate aldolase, with protein MKFFIDTANVEEIKEANDLGVIAGVTTNPSLVAKEGRDFIEVIKEIASIVDGPISAEVISDDHQGMIQEARKLAKIHNNIVIKIPMTAEGLKAVKVLSKEGIKTNVTLIFSANQALLAARAGATYVSPFVGRLDDISTEGMQLIQDIVEIFKNYDISTEIIVASVRHPIHVLKAAKLGAHIATVPYKVIMQMIKHPLTDAGIQRFKEDWKKANLKI; from the coding sequence ATGAAGTTTTTTATTGACACGGCCAATGTGGAGGAAATAAAAGAGGCCAACGATTTAGGGGTAATAGCAGGGGTTACCACCAATCCATCGCTGGTGGCCAAAGAGGGCAGGGATTTCATCGAAGTAATAAAAGAGATCGCATCCATTGTAGACGGACCTATAAGCGCAGAGGTCATAAGCGATGACCACCAAGGCATGATACAGGAGGCGCGAAAACTGGCCAAAATTCACAACAACATAGTTATCAAGATCCCTATGACAGCAGAAGGACTTAAAGCCGTTAAGGTGCTTTCAAAAGAGGGGATAAAGACCAATGTGACCCTCATATTTAGCGCCAACCAGGCGCTGCTGGCAGCCAGGGCAGGAGCCACGTACGTAAGCCCCTTTGTGGGAAGATTGGACGACATAAGCACAGAGGGCATGCAGCTCATACAGGATATAGTCGAGATATTTAAAAACTACGACATAAGCACCGAGATAATCGTGGCCAGCGTAAGGCATCCCATACACGTGCTTAAAGCCGCCAAACTGGGTGCCCACATAGCCACCGTGCCGTATAAAGTCATAATGCAGATGATAAAACACCCTCTGACAGACGCGGGGATACAGAGGTTTAAAGAGGACTGGAAGAAGGCCAATTTGAAGATATAA
- a CDS encoding transketolase family protein: MSEKIATRESYGKALVELGEINKDVVVLDADLSKSTKTAEFAKKYPDRFFNMGISEQDLIGTAAGLATCGKIPYASSFAIFATGRAFEQIRNSIAYPRLNVKIAATHAGITVGEDGATHQSVEDIAIMRSIPGMVVINPADDVEARAAVKAACEYKGPVYIRLGRMGVPVIYDDKSYRFEIGKGIELREGSDVTIVATGIMVAAALEAHEELKKKGVSARVIDIHTIKPIDQELIVKAAWETGAIVTAEEHSVIGGLGSAVCEVVSERVPVPVRRVGIKDVFGQSGKPDELLKLYHLTPEDIVEEALKALEIKKRG; encoded by the coding sequence ATGAGCGAGAAGATAGCGACAAGAGAATCCTACGGCAAAGCGCTGGTAGAGCTAGGAGAGATCAACAAAGACGTAGTGGTACTAGATGCAGACCTATCAAAATCCACCAAGACGGCAGAGTTTGCAAAAAAATATCCCGATAGGTTTTTCAACATGGGCATATCAGAGCAAGACCTAATAGGTACGGCAGCGGGACTGGCCACATGCGGCAAGATACCCTATGCCAGCTCCTTTGCGATATTTGCCACAGGGAGGGCCTTTGAGCAGATAAGGAACTCCATAGCCTATCCCAGGTTAAACGTAAAGATAGCAGCGACCCATGCAGGCATAACGGTGGGAGAGGATGGGGCGACCCACCAGTCTGTAGAGGACATAGCGATAATGAGGTCGATACCGGGAATGGTGGTTATAAACCCAGCGGACGATGTAGAGGCGAGGGCTGCGGTAAAAGCGGCGTGCGAGTACAAAGGCCCTGTGTACATCAGGCTGGGCAGGATGGGAGTGCCTGTGATATACGATGATAAAAGCTACAGGTTTGAGATAGGCAAAGGGATAGAGCTAAGAGAAGGAAGCGACGTGACCATAGTAGCGACGGGGATAATGGTGGCAGCGGCGCTGGAAGCCCATGAAGAGTTAAAGAAGAAAGGGGTAAGCGCGAGGGTGATAGACATACACACCATAAAGCCCATAGACCAGGAGCTGATAGTGAAAGCGGCGTGGGAGACAGGAGCGATAGTGACAGCAGAGGAGCACAGCGTGATAGGAGGATTAGGTTCAGCGGTATGCGAGGTAGTCAGCGAGAGGGTACCGGTTCCCGTAAGGCGGGTAGGGATAAAGGATGTATTTGGGCAGTCTGGCAAGCCCGATGAGCTATTGAAGCTGTACCATCTTACGCCTGAAGATATAGTGGAAGAAGCTTTAAAGGCGTTGGAGATTAAAAAGCGCGGGTGA
- a CDS encoding ABC transporter substrate-binding protein, translating into MKKPVLILMALVLLLSVVIAGCSNKTAEVSSNKLAHVRIGHYGGTCDAPTYVAYEKGFFKKNGLDVELVKVDFNTLKDGIGTGKIDAVNASPGLFKPIEQGLNIKITNGIHTGCIQGVVPVNSPIKSIKDLKGKTIGVDAIGGVPMVLLSAELNKYGIDPKKDVTWKVYPDAQLQQAMEKGEIDAFVAWDPFGEQTIEAGKGRNIFGNNHNDQYCCFVGINGKVLKENPDIAKAITKSYAEADKWIEQHPDETAKLEADKKYVPGDVELNAKLLKSYEFISDKNRAKKSFKTLVTYIKQQKILDPTTDINTFVNNVFVDIK; encoded by the coding sequence ATGAAAAAACCTGTATTAATATTAATGGCTTTAGTATTACTTTTATCGGTTGTTATTGCAGGATGCTCAAACAAGACAGCCGAAGTTTCTAGCAATAAATTAGCACATGTGAGGATAGGGCATTATGGGGGAACTTGTGATGCACCTACATATGTCGCATATGAAAAAGGATTTTTTAAGAAAAATGGGCTGGATGTGGAGCTCGTAAAAGTTGACTTTAATACCCTTAAAGATGGAATAGGAACAGGCAAAATTGATGCTGTCAATGCTTCACCAGGATTATTTAAACCTATAGAACAGGGTCTAAACATAAAGATCACAAATGGCATTCACACAGGATGCATACAGGGTGTCGTGCCTGTCAATTCTCCTATAAAATCCATTAAGGATTTAAAAGGCAAGACCATAGGGGTAGATGCAATCGGTGGAGTACCGATGGTATTATTATCAGCAGAGTTAAATAAATATGGAATTGACCCCAAAAAAGATGTAACATGGAAGGTGTACCCAGATGCCCAGCTGCAGCAGGCTATGGAAAAGGGAGAAATTGATGCGTTTGTGGCCTGGGATCCCTTTGGGGAACAGACAATAGAAGCGGGAAAAGGGCGCAACATTTTCGGAAATAACCATAATGATCAATATTGCTGCTTTGTAGGCATCAATGGCAAGGTTTTAAAAGAAAACCCAGATATAGCAAAGGCGATAACTAAATCATATGCAGAGGCAGACAAATGGATTGAGCAACATCCAGATGAAACCGCTAAACTGGAAGCTGATAAAAAATATGTACCTGGTGATGTTGAACTTAATGCAAAGCTTCTAAAAAGCTATGAATTTATATCAGACAAAAACAGAGCAAAAAAGAGCTTCAAAACACTGGTGACTTATATAAAGCAACAGAAAATACTTGATCCTACAACAGACATTAATACCTTTGTTAATAATGTTTTTGTTGACATAAAATAA